In Streptomyces sp. 71268, the DNA window GTGCGCCCGTACACGGCGTGGTGGCTGCGCGGCCACCCGGTGCTCGACGGCCGGCGCCCGGCCGGGCTGCGGGCCGCCGGCGGCGACCCGCTGCTCGCGGGCCTGTACGAGGCGGCCGACACCGCCGACGTCGACACCCAGGTGCTGCGCGCGCTCGGGGTGCGCACCACGGTGCGGGCCCTGCTCGACGAGCCGGGCGGAGCCGCCGAACTGCTGGCCCGGCTCGCCGACGAGGACAGCGAGGTCGGCCCGGCCCAACTCCGCGGCCTGTACGGGGCGCTGGCCCAGCTCGCCCCGGAGGAGGTCACCCTCCCGGATGAACTGCGCGCGGTGACGTACGGGCACGGCGAGGACGGGGACGAGGACGCGGAGGAGTACGCGGACGAGTACGCCGTGGAGGTGGTGGACGCGGCGGACGCGCTGGTCGCCGACGCGCCGGACCTGATGGTGCTCGCCATGGCCGAGGCGCGACCCCTGCTGCCGGTCCCGCCGGCCCGCGCCGCCGAGCTGGCCGAACTGCTCCAGGTGCGCCGGCTGAGCGAGGCGTACCCGGCCCCGGTGCTCTCGCACGGCGAGCCGCACGAGGTCGCCGACGCGGTCCGCGAACTGCTGCCGGGCGCCCCGCTGTCCTACGTGGAGCACGAGGAGTTGCTGGTCGAGCTGCGGGCCGCGGACGGCTCGGGCGCGCGCCAGGTGGAGCTGGACTGGCGGTACGTGGACGGCACGCTGCACGCGGCCACGGTCGAGGGCGTGGCGGCTGGCCTGTGCTGGGCCGCCGGCCAGTGGGAGCGCCGCTTCGAGGTCGCCGCCCTCATCGAAGACCCGACCCGCACCGAGGAGTTGGCCCGCTCCCGCTGGTTCGACGGCGCGCCGGGCACCGCCTGACGGGCGGGGGCAGGGGCGGGAGCGGGAGGTCGGCGGGCTGCTCAGGGGGCGTCGTCGTAGCGGCTGGCGAGCGCGGCGGCGCGCCGGTGTAGCGAGGCGCGCAACGACCGGGGGCCGACGGCCTCCCCGTCCGCGCCCAGCTCCCACAGCGCCCACTCGGCGTGCCGCGCGTCCTGGAAGGTGACCTCAAGGCGCGCCCAGCCGTCCGCGTCGGGCTCCAGGGCGCGCACGGCCAGCGCGGTGTGCACCAACTCCTCCCGCCGCGCGGGGCGCACCCGTATCAGCGCGGTGACGTGGTGCTCGCCGTCGAAGCGGAACCGCGCGGAGCGCTCCCGCCAGATCCGGTCCAGGTCGACCGTCTCCGGCCGCTCCGCCGGTTCGGCGAGCTCCTCGGCCGCCGCGATCCGGGAGAGCCGGTACGTACGGTCGGCGCCGGCCCGGGTGGCCAGCAGGTAGCCCCGGTCGCGCACGGTGACCAGGCCGATCGGGTCCACCGTGCGCCACCGGGGCGGCTGGTCCGTGGCCGCGTAGTGGATGCGCAGCTTGCGCCCGGCCAGCACCGCGCGCCGGACCTCGGCCAGCGCGGCGGCGGGCACCTGGTCGGTGGCCGACCGCCGGGCGAGCAGGTCGGTCTCCGGGTCGACGAGCAGCCGCCGGGCGGCGTCGCTCGCGCCCGCCCGGTGGTCGGCGGGCAGCGCGTCGACCACCTTCCGCATGGCCGAGGCGAGCGCCGCGCCGAGGCCGAACGCCCGCTCCCCACGGGCCGATCCGGCGGTCAGCAGGGCCAGCGCCTCGTCGTGGTTGAGCCCGGTCAGCTCGGTCCGGAAGCCGGGCAGCAGCGCGAACCCGCCGTGCCGGCCGCGCTCGGCGTAGACCGGCACGCCGGCGGCGGACAGCGCCTCGATGTCGCGCAGCACGGTACGGGTGGACACCTCAAGCTCGCGGGCGAGCGTGTCCGCGGTCAGCCGACCGCGCTGGCGCAGCAGGAGGACGAGAGAGACCAGCCGGTCAGCACGCATGCGCAGCACTGTAAGCCGATACGTGACAGAGGGTGTCGTGATATGCCGCGAGGCTCTTCCCGCGACGCCAGGACACCACCAGGTCGGAACGGCGGCTGCCGAGCCGACGGGCGCGCGGACCCACCCACCATCAACGAACGGAGCTGACATGGCAGTGGAGCGAACGGCGATCAACCCGGTGACGTGGTCGAAGGAGCTGGGGTTCAACCAGGGCGAGCTCGTCTCCGGGCACACCCGGACCCTGTACGTCTCGGGCCAGACCGCGATGAGCAGGGAGGGGAAGCCCCAGCACGAGGGGGACATGGCGGCGCAGTTGGCGCTGAGCGTGGACAACCTGGAGGCCGTGCTCGGCGAGGCCGACATGACGCTCGCCCACCTCGTGCGGCTCAACGTCCACACGACCGACGTCGACCTGCTCTTCCAGCACTACGGCGTGCTGGCGGCCCGGCTGGCCGCGGCCAAGGTGGCGCCGACCACCACCATGCTGGGGGTGGTGCGACTGGCTGTGCCCGGCCAGTTGGTCGAGCTCGAGGGGACGGCCGTCGCCTGACGCCGGCCGCCGGTGGACGGCGTGATGCTCCGGGGCCGGCGCGGCCGATGGGGCTGGGCTGACGGGCTGGACTGACGGGTCTGGCGGGCCTGACGGGGCGTATGTGACGTGGCCCAACTCGTGGGGCTCCGGAAACAGTTGTGAATGACGGGTGAAATACGTACAGTCGCTCCCGTCGGACTCCGTCATCTCATCAGAGGGGATGGAGCCCTTTTCATCGTATGGGGGGATTTATGCGCAAGAGCGCATCTCTGGCCGTGCTCGCCGTCACCAGCGCCACCGTGCTGAGTGGTCTGACCGCCACGGCGGCACACGCGGACGGCTACGGCGACACCAAGATCACCAAGGTGGTCGTCAACGGCGGCAAGAACGTCGTCGTCGGCACGAGTGGCGCCAAGACCTTCACGGTCGCTGTCACGGCGCAGGACAACTCGGGCATCCAGGGTGCCAAGATCGACATTCTGGGCCCGTCGTCCGGCTTCTTCCAGCCGACCAAGGCCGTCAAGTGCGTCGCCGCCACCAACAAGAAGGTCAGCACCTGCACCGCGACCTTCAAGATCGACCCGCGCGTGGACCTGTACACCAACGCGCTGGCCGGCACCTGGTACGTGGACGCCTGGGTGGACGCCAAGGACGACGACTTCTTCACCTCGGACAAGGCCGGCTCCTTCCGGCTCCAGCGGGAGGGGAAGCTGACGGTCAACGCCTCGCCCGAGCCCGTCAAGAAGGGCAAGACGCTCACGGTCACGGGCAAGCTGACCCGCGCTCACTGGGACGTCTTCGGCGACAACAAGTGGGTCAACCACGGCAACCAGTCGGCCAAGCTGGAGTTCCGCAAGAAGGGCGCCAAGACCTTCTCGACGGTCAAGACCGTCAAGGGCAACAAGAACGGCGACTACAAGACCACGGTCAAGGCGTCGGTGGACGGTGACTGGCGCTGGAACTTCGCCGGCTACAGCACCCACGCGGCCGTCGCCTCCGGTGTGGACTTCGTCGACGTGAAGTGATGTGACGTGACGCTGTCGTGAGGCAGCGGCACCCGGCGCGCGTCGCCGGAAACGGGTCGGGCCCGCGCCACCATCTGGCGCGGGCCCGCTCGCGTTCCACGTCCGCCGTCGTCGGCGCCCGAGCGCCCGGGCGCGCTGGCTCGCGCTAGGCCGGGAAGCGCCGGCCCACCCAGCGCCAGGCCACCTCAAGCAGGAGCGAGGCGGCCACCGCGATGCCCACCGCCGCCCACGGCATCGACGTGCCGACCAGCTTGAGCGCGAAGAAGTCCTGCAACCACGGTGTGACGATCACGATCACGAAGCCGAGCGCCATCGTCAGCACGAGCCCGATCCGCCACCAGGTGTACGGCCGCGCGATGATCGCCAGCACCCACATCGAGATCAGGAACAGCGTCAGCGTCGCCGCGCTGGTCTCCGCGTCCCGCGCGCCCTCGCCCGTGTAGTGGCTCCGGGCGATCAGGTACGTGGCGAAGGTGGCGACGGCCGCGATGACGCCCGCGGGGATCGCGTACCGCATCACCCGGCGCACGAAGTTCGGCCGCGCCCGCTCCTTGTTGGGGGCCAGCGCCAGGAAGAACGCCGGTACGCCGATCGTCAGCGTGGACAGCAGCGTCAGGTGCCGGGGCAGGAACGGGTACGAGACCTGCGAGCAGACCACGAGCAGCGCCAGCAGCACCGAGTACACGGTCTTGACCAGGAACAGGTTGGCGACCCGCTCGATGTTGCCGATCACCCGCCGGCCCTCGGCGACCACCGAGGGCAGCGTCGAGAAGCTGTTGTTGAGCAGCACGATCTGGGCGACGGCGCGGGTGGCCTCGGAGCCGGAGCCCATCGAGACGCCGATGTCCGCGTCCTTGAGCGCCAGCACGTCGTTGACGCCGTCACCGGTCATCGCCACGGTGTGACCGCGCGACTGGAGCGCGCCCACCATGTCCCGCTTCTGCTGCGGGGTGACCCGCCCGAAGACCGCGCCGTCCTCAAGCGCGGTGGCCATCGCCTCGCGGTCGGCGGGCAACTGGCGGGCGTCCACCGTGTGCTCGGCGCCCGGCAGCCCGAGCTTGCCGGCCACGGCGCCGACCGAGACGGCGTTGTCGCCCGAGATGACCTTGGCCGCGACGTTCTGCTCCGCGAAGTACCGCAGCGTGTCCGCCGCGTCCGGGCGCAGCCGCTGTTCGAGGACGACCAGCGCGACCGGGCGCACGCCCTCGGCCACCCGCTCGTCGTCCAGCTCGCGGTCCGTACGGGCCAGCAGCAGCACCCGCAGGCCCTGCGTGTTCAGGTCCTCGATCTCGCCGAGCACCGGGTCGCCGGCCGGCAGCAGCACGTCCGGGGCGCCAAGCAACCAGCCGCTGGCCTGCCCGGGCGGCTCGGTCAGGGCCGCGCCGCTGTACTTGCGGGCGGAGGAGAAGGGCAGCGCGGCCGTGCACTCCCAGTCGGCCGGCTCCGGGTACGCGTCGATGATCGCCTGGAGGCTGGCGTTGGGCCGTGGGTCTGAGGCGCCGAGCGCGCCGAGCACCTGCCCCACGTAAGCCTCGTCCGGCGCGGCGCCCTCGCCCCCGCCGGCCGGTTCGCCCGCGCCCAGCAGCCGCACCTCGGTGACGTCCATGCCGCCCTCGGTGAGGGTGCCGGTCTTGTCCAGGCACACCACGTCCACCCGGGCCAGGCCCTCGATCGCGGGCAGCTCCTGCACCAGGCACTGCTTGCGGCCCAGCCGGATGACGCCGATCGCGAAGGCGACCGAGGTCAGCAGCACCAGGCCCTCGGGCACCATCGGCACGATCCCGCCGACCATCCGGCGCACGGCCTCGCGCCAGTCGTTGTTCTCCACCACGCTCTGGCTGATGACCAGGCCGATCGCGGTGGGAACCATCATCCAGGTCACGTACTTGAGGATCTGGCTGATGCCGCTGCGCAGTTCGGAGTGGACCAGCGTGAACCGCGACGCCTCCTCGGCGAGCTGCGCCGCGTACGCCTCCCGGCCGACCTTGGTGGCCGTGAACGCGCCGCCACCGGCCACCACGAAGGACCCGGACATCACCTGGTCGCCCGGCCGCTTGAGCACCGGGTCGGCCTCGCCGGTCAGCAGCGACTCGTCGATCTCCAGGCCGTCGGCCTCCACGACCTCGCCGTCGACCACGCACTTGTCGCCGGGCCCCAGCTCCACCAGGTCGCCGAGGACGATCTCGCCGACCGGGATCTCGGCGGCGACCCCGTCGCGCCGCACGGTCGGCTTGGCCTCGCCGATGACGGCCAGACTGTCCAGCGTCTTCTTGGCGCGCAGCTCCTGGATGATGCCGATCGCGGTGTTGGCGACGATCACGAAGCCGAACAGCGCGTCCTGGATCGGCGCCACGACCAGCATGATGGCGAAGAGGATGCCGATGATGGCGTTGAAGCGCGTGAAGACGTTGGCGCGGATGATGTCCGGCGTGGAGCGCGAGGAGCGCACGGGGACGTCGTTGACCTCGCCCCGGCTCACCCGCTCCGCCGCCTCGGCCGTGCTCAGCCCGGGGTGGCCGGGCCGACGTGCTGCCGCGTCGGTGAGTGCGGAGGCCGCGCCGCCGTCCGGGTCAGGTTCGTCGACTGCGGTCTCAGCCCGATACGTCATGACACGAAGGTACGGGGGGAAGACAACGGCCACCCCTTGAATACGCACCAAAGCGGCGTGGGAGTTCTCTCAACTCCGCCGGCAACCTCCGGGGCCGCTGTTGCGTCGCCCCCACCCGCGCTCCACGGCGTCCCGGCACCGCTGGCCACCCCGCCCCGCGTGCCCCCGCCGCTCGACCGCCGACCCGCGCCAGCCGGCGTGCCGCTACGCCGTGGCGCCGGCCTCACCCGAGGGCCGCGCCACGGCGGTGGCCTCGGCGTCCCCCGGCGTACCGCCGGCCGCCGCGTCGTCCGCGCCCGCCCCGCCGGCCGCCGCGTCGCGCGCCGGCGTAGTGGCAGCGGCTTCGGCCTCGGCCGCGTGGCGTCGGATGGCCTCGTCGCGCTTGCGCACGTACCAGATGCCGATCAGGCCGAGCCCGGCGCCGGCCAGGCAGGTCCACAGCCACCACAGGTGGTCGTGGTCGTCGAACCAGTTGTAGAAGGGGAGCTGGGCGAGGAAGAGGACGAACCACACGATCGTGCCACCGGTGATCGTGGCGACGACGTTGCCCTCCAGGGGCTCGGGCGCCTCGTGCAGGGGGGTCCACTTCTTCATGGTCCAAGCGTAGTCCGTCCGCGCGGTCGACCAGCGGGGTGGGCGCCGCTCGACAGGCCGGGAGCTATATCGGTCTACGCGCGGAGATAGCAATCTTTCTCTTGTTTGTTCATACTGCAACGGTCCAGTTCCGTCTGGACTTATTCGTAGGAACATCCCAATGCGGGCGCGAACGTGCCGGCGGCGCACGCCGCCGACCCGCGTCGACCGACGGACGGCCCGCCCGTCCCCGCCGCCCGCCCCGTCCCCGGCTCCACCCCGTCCCACCCCCCATCCCCGCCTTCCCTCAAGGCCCGTACGACTGAGGTCCCGCATGTCCCCCTCGGCCAGCGCAGCGGTCAACGACCCGCAGCCGCCCCCGCCCCCACCCGAGTCGCGGAACGCCGTCGACCGGTTCTTCAAGATCACGCAGCGGGGTTCGTCCGTCGGCCGCGAGGTACGCGGCGGCCTGGCGACCTTCTTCGCGATGGCGTACATCATCGTGCTCAACCCGATCATTCTCGGAGCGGGCCACGACAAGTACGAGAACTACCTCGACAACGGGCAGCTCGTCACGGCCACCGCGCTGATGGCCGGGCTCACCACGCTGCTGATGGGCGTCATCGGCAACGTGCCCATCGCCATCGCCGCGGGCCTGGGCATCAACGCCGTCGTCTCGCTCCAGCTCGCGCCGAAGATGAGCTGGCCGGACGCGATGGGCATGGTCGTGCTGGCCGGCCTGGTGCTGATGCTCCTGGTCGCCTCCGGACTGCGGCAGCGCGTCATGGACGCCATCCCCGGCGGGCTGCGGCGCGCCATCGCGATCGGCATCGGCCTGTTCATCTCGCTGATCGGCCTGGTCGACTCCGGCTTCGTCACCCGCAACCCGGACAAGGCCCACACCAGCGTCCCGCTCGGCCTCGGCACCGGGGGACAGCTCCAGGGCTGGCCGGTGCTGGTCTTCGTGATCGGCCTCGCGCTCACGTTCATCCTGGTCGTGCGCAAGACGCGCGGCGCGATCCTCATCGGCATCACCGTGATGGCCTTCGTCGCCATCATCATCAACGCGCTCGTGACCATCCCGGACGAGAGCTGGGGCCTGGCCGTCCCCGAGGTGCCGGACAAGGTGGTGGACGCCCCCGACTTCGGGCTCATCGGCGAGATCAGCCTCTTCGGCGGCTTCCAGGAGGTGGGCGTCCTCACCGGCTGCCTGTTCGTCTTCACCGTGCTGCTGTCGGGCTTCTTCGACGCGATGGGCACCATCATCGGCGTCGGCGAGGAGGCCGGGCTCACCGACGAGAAGGGCCAGCTGCCCGGGATGGGCCGCATCCTGATGGTGGACGGCATCGCGGTGGCGGGCGGCGGCTTCGGCTCCGCGTCGGCCAACACCTGCTTCGTGGAGTCCACCGCCGGCGTGGGCGAGGGCGCGCGCACCGGCCTGGCCAACATCGTGACCGGCGGCCTCTTCCTGCTCGCCCTGGTCTTCACGCCGCTGGCCAAGGTCGTCCCGTCCCAGGCGGCGACGCCCGCGCTGCTCGTCGTCGGCTTCCTGATCATGGCGGCCAACATCAAGGAGATCGACTGGAGCGACGTTACGATCGCCATCCCGGCGTTCCTGACGATGATCGCCATGCCGTTCACGTACAGCATCACCAACGGCATCGGCATCGGCGTGCTGGCGTTCATCCTGCTCCGTGTCGCGACCCAGCGGTTCCGTGAGATCCCCTGGCTGCTCAACGTCGTCGGTGCATGCTTCCTCGTCTACTTCCTGCTCGACCCCATCGAGCAGGCCCTCGGCGTCAAGTAACCCCCGCACCCCCGCACCCCGCCCCGGGCCCCGCCGGCACCACGCCGGCCGGGGCCCGGCGTCGTCTCGTGCGCCCGGGGGCCGACGGTGTGGCGTACGGCCAGGGGGCCGGCGGCGTCGGGTACGCCTGCGGTACGTCAGCGGGCGCGGGCGTCGGACGGGGTGCCGGGCTCGGCGTAGAAGGCCGCCGTCTCGTCCAGGGAGGCGTGGAAGCGTTCGTCGAAGTCCTCCCGGATCAGCGTCCGGACCACGTACTCCTGGACGCTCATGCCTCGTTTGGCGGCATGCTGTCGCATCCGGTCCAGCAACGCCCCGTCGATCCGCAGGCTGAGCACCTTTGATCCCATGCGGGACAGCGTTGCCGGCAGGGCGGTGCCGTTCGTTCACTTTATGGCGCGAGATCACTCGTATGGGTGATTCGTACGGGAAACGCTTTCGGGTTTTGTTAGGCAGCGTAATGAGTTACGCTAACTACATGCCTGACTTGACCGGCGACGACGCTGCCGCCGTGAACTCACTGCGATCCGCCGTGATGCGCCTCTCCCGACGTCTCAAGCACCAGCCGCTCGTCTCCGAGGGCGGGCGCGGTGGGCGGGTGGACGAGTCGCTCAGCCCGACCGAGATGTCGGTGCTCGGGACCCTCGCGCGCTGCGGCTCGGCCACGCCGGGCGAGCTGGCCCGCAAGGAACACGTACAGCCACCGTCGATGACCCGCATCGTGGCCCTGCTCGAAGCCAAGAGTCTGGTCAGGCTGGAGCCACACCCGGAAGACCGCCGGCAGAAGGTCGTCACGCAGACGGAGCGGGCCGAGGCGATGCTTGAGGAGAGCCGCCGCAGGCGCAACGCCTGGCTGGCCGACCTGGCCGGGCAGCTCGACGAGGACGAGTGGGCCACGCTGCGCGCCGCCGCGCCCGTCCTGGAGAAGCTCGCCCACCTGTGACGCCGCCCCGGCGTGCGGCCCACCCGCGCGCCGGGCACCCGCCACCGGCCCACCCTCGGGCCACCCCGACCCTCAGGACCCCACGACGACCGAACCACCCGAGCCGACCCGGGAGGCCGCCCCAGCGGCGGCCTTCCCGCACCGAAAGGAGGCGAAGCCGCTTTGAGTACGGGATCCGGAGCAGACTCCGCACCCGCACCAAAACCGTCTACACCAACCGACTCTCCGCCGACCCGTGGCACGATGTTCAGCTCGCTGAAGATCCGCAACTACCGGCTCTTCGCCAGCGGCGCCGTCATATCCAACACCGGCACCTGGATGTCCCGCATCACGCAGGACTGGCTCGTGCTCGGCCTCACCGGCTCCGCCACCGCCGTCGGCATCACCACAGCCCTCCAGTTCCTCCCGATGCTGCTGTTCGGCCTGTACGGCGGCGTCATCGCCGACCGCTACTCCAAGCGCGGCATCCTGATGTTCACGCAGACCGCGCTCGGCCTGTGCGGGCTCGCGCTCGCCGCGCTCACCCTGAGCGGCCACGTCCAGGTCTGGCACGTCTACCTGATCGCCTTCCTGCTCGGCATGGTCACCGTGGTGGACACCCCGGCCCGGCAGGCGTTCGTCATGGAGATGGTCGGCCCGAACGACCTGCGCAACGCCGTCAGCCTCAACTCCGCCAACTTCCAGTCCGCCCGCCTCGTCGGCCCCGCCGTGGCCGGCGTCCTGATCACCGCCGTGGGCAGCGGCTGGGCATTCCTGCTCAACGGGCTCTCCTTCACCGCCCCGCTGATCGGCCTGCTGATGATGCGCACCGCCGAACTGCACTCCGTGGACCGCGCGCCACGCGGCAAGGGCCAGTTGCGCGAGGGCCTGCGGTACGTCGCCGGCCGGCCCGAACTGATCTGGCCCATCGTGCTCGTCGGCTTCATCGGCACCTTCGGCTTCAACTTCCCCATCTGGCTCACCGCCTTCGCCGACGACGTCTTCCACGCCGGCCCCGGCACGTACGGCCTGCTGAACACGTTGATGGCCACGGGCTCGCTGACCGGCGCCCTGCTCGCCGCCCGGCGCGGTACGTCGCGGCTGCGCATGATGGTCGGCGCGGCGCTGCTGTTCGGCCTGCTGGAGATCGTCGCCGCGCTCACGCCCTCGTTCTGGGCCTTCGCCGCGCTGATGGTGCCGATCGGCGTCTTCGGCCTGACGTTCAACGTCACCGCCAACTCCAGCGTCCAGCTCGCGACCGACCCGTCGATGCGGGGCCGTGTCATGAGCCTGTACATGATGGTCTTCGTCGGCGGCACGCCGATCGGCGGCCCGCTCGTCGGCTGGGCCACCGACACCTACGGCGCCCGCGCCGGCTTCATCGCCGGCGGCGTGATCTCCGCCCTCGCGGCCGTCACGGTCGGCCTGGTCCTCATGCGCGTCGGCGGCTTCCGCCTCCGCCTCGACCTGCGCCACGGCCAACGCGCGGTGCGGCTGGTGCCGCGCGCCGGAGCGGTGGCTCCGGCGGAGGCGGGCGCGGGGCGTGTGGGGACGGGTACGGGTACGAGTTCGGGTACGGGCGCCGCGCTCGCGGCGGAGCCCGGGCCGGTGGGGCCGGGGCCGGCGGGGTCCGCGGACGCCGCGGGGCCTGGTGCGCCCTCCGCCACGGAGGACGGCGCCTCGCCGGGCGATGGTGCCGGGCTGGGCGATGGCGCCGGGCCGGGCGACGGTACTCGCCCCGGCGCTGGTGCTCGCCCCGGCGATGGTGCCTCGCGCGGTCGCCGTACGAGGCAGCCGCTGGCGAAGACGGTGTAGCCGGCGCCCGACGTGGTCGGCCGGCCGACCGACCGGGCCCGAGTGAGGAGAAGCCGGTCGGCCCGAGTGAGGAGAAGCCGGCCGGCCTGTGCGGGAGGAAGCTGGCCGGCCTGTGCGGAAGGAAGCCGGCCGGCCTGAGTGGGGAGAAGCCGGTCGGCCCGGGAGCTGGCCGGCCCCGGGAGGCCGGGCGTCGGGGGAGGGGGCGTCCGGTGACCGGTCCGAGGGCCGGGTGGCGGGGGCCGTGGGTGACACTGAGCGGATGAGACTCTTCGCAGCCGTGCTGCCACCCGAGGCGGCCACCGCGGAACTGGCCTCGGCCGTCGCCCCGTTGCACGACCTGCCCGGCGCGGACCGGCTGACCTGGACCGCCCGCGCGAACTGGCACTTCACCCTCGCCTTCTACGGCGACGTGGAC includes these proteins:
- a CDS encoding calcium-binding protein, encoding MRKSASLAVLAVTSATVLSGLTATAAHADGYGDTKITKVVVNGGKNVVVGTSGAKTFTVAVTAQDNSGIQGAKIDILGPSSGFFQPTKAVKCVAATNKKVSTCTATFKIDPRVDLYTNALAGTWYVDAWVDAKDDDFFTSDKAGSFRLQREGKLTVNASPEPVKKGKTLTVTGKLTRAHWDVFGDNKWVNHGNQSAKLEFRKKGAKTFSTVKTVKGNKNGDYKTTVKASVDGDWRWNFAGYSTHAAVASGVDFVDVK
- a CDS encoding WYL domain-containing protein, with the protein product MRADRLVSLVLLLRQRGRLTADTLARELEVSTRTVLRDIEALSAAGVPVYAERGRHGGFALLPGFRTELTGLNHDEALALLTAGSARGERAFGLGAALASAMRKVVDALPADHRAGASDAARRLLVDPETDLLARRSATDQVPAAALAEVRRAVLAGRKLRIHYAATDQPPRWRTVDPIGLVTVRDRGYLLATRAGADRTYRLSRIAAAEELAEPAERPETVDLDRIWRERSARFRFDGEHHVTALIRVRPARREELVHTALAVRALEPDADGWARLEVTFQDARHAEWALWELGADGEAVGPRSLRASLHRRAAALASRYDDAP
- a CDS encoding DUF2530 domain-containing protein; translated protein: MKKWTPLHEAPEPLEGNVVATITGGTIVWFVLFLAQLPFYNWFDDHDHLWWLWTCLAGAGLGLIGIWYVRKRDEAIRRHAAEAEAAATTPARDAAAGGAGADDAAAGGTPGDAEATAVARPSGEAGATA
- a CDS encoding ribbon-helix-helix protein, CopG family, which codes for MGSKVLSLRIDGALLDRMRQHAAKRGMSVQEYVVRTLIREDFDERFHASLDETAAFYAEPGTPSDARAR
- a CDS encoding NCS2 family permease is translated as MSPSASAAVNDPQPPPPPPESRNAVDRFFKITQRGSSVGREVRGGLATFFAMAYIIVLNPIILGAGHDKYENYLDNGQLVTATALMAGLTTLLMGVIGNVPIAIAAGLGINAVVSLQLAPKMSWPDAMGMVVLAGLVLMLLVASGLRQRVMDAIPGGLRRAIAIGIGLFISLIGLVDSGFVTRNPDKAHTSVPLGLGTGGQLQGWPVLVFVIGLALTFILVVRKTRGAILIGITVMAFVAIIINALVTIPDESWGLAVPEVPDKVVDAPDFGLIGEISLFGGFQEVGVLTGCLFVFTVLLSGFFDAMGTIIGVGEEAGLTDEKGQLPGMGRILMVDGIAVAGGGFGSASANTCFVESTAGVGEGARTGLANIVTGGLFLLALVFTPLAKVVPSQAATPALLVVGFLIMAANIKEIDWSDVTIAIPAFLTMIAMPFTYSITNGIGIGVLAFILLRVATQRFREIPWLLNVVGACFLVYFLLDPIEQALGVK
- a CDS encoding cation-translocating P-type ATPase is translated as MTYRAETAVDEPDPDGGAASALTDAAARRPGHPGLSTAEAAERVSRGEVNDVPVRSSRSTPDIIRANVFTRFNAIIGILFAIMLVVAPIQDALFGFVIVANTAIGIIQELRAKKTLDSLAVIGEAKPTVRRDGVAAEIPVGEIVLGDLVELGPGDKCVVDGEVVEADGLEIDESLLTGEADPVLKRPGDQVMSGSFVVAGGGAFTATKVGREAYAAQLAEEASRFTLVHSELRSGISQILKYVTWMMVPTAIGLVISQSVVENNDWREAVRRMVGGIVPMVPEGLVLLTSVAFAIGVIRLGRKQCLVQELPAIEGLARVDVVCLDKTGTLTEGGMDVTEVRLLGAGEPAGGGEGAAPDEAYVGQVLGALGASDPRPNASLQAIIDAYPEPADWECTAALPFSSARKYSGAALTEPPGQASGWLLGAPDVLLPAGDPVLGEIEDLNTQGLRVLLLARTDRELDDERVAEGVRPVALVVLEQRLRPDAADTLRYFAEQNVAAKVISGDNAVSVGAVAGKLGLPGAEHTVDARQLPADREAMATALEDGAVFGRVTPQQKRDMVGALQSRGHTVAMTGDGVNDVLALKDADIGVSMGSGSEATRAVAQIVLLNNSFSTLPSVVAEGRRVIGNIERVANLFLVKTVYSVLLALLVVCSQVSYPFLPRHLTLLSTLTIGVPAFFLALAPNKERARPNFVRRVMRYAIPAGVIAAVATFATYLIARSHYTGEGARDAETSAATLTLFLISMWVLAIIARPYTWWRIGLVLTMALGFVIVIVTPWLQDFFALKLVGTSMPWAAVGIAVAASLLLEVAWRWVGRRFPA
- a CDS encoding RidA family protein — its product is MAVERTAINPVTWSKELGFNQGELVSGHTRTLYVSGQTAMSREGKPQHEGDMAAQLALSVDNLEAVLGEADMTLAHLVRLNVHTTDVDLLFQHYGVLAARLAAAKVAPTTTMLGVVRLAVPGQLVELEGTAVA
- a CDS encoding MarR family transcriptional regulator is translated as MPDLTGDDAAAVNSLRSAVMRLSRRLKHQPLVSEGGRGGRVDESLSPTEMSVLGTLARCGSATPGELARKEHVQPPSMTRIVALLEAKSLVRLEPHPEDRRQKVVTQTERAEAMLEESRRRRNAWLADLAGQLDEDEWATLRAAAPVLEKLAHL